One region of Bradyrhizobium betae genomic DNA includes:
- a CDS encoding RNA pyrophosphohydrolase — translation MARYEDLPYRTCVGVMLINRKGLVFIGRRAGGIEHVDDSHVWQMPQGGVDPGEDTWDAARRELYEETSVRSVERLGEVPDWLTYDIPRTVAGRTWKGRYRGQRQKWFAVRFTGEDSEINVEHPGGGHKAEFVSWRWEPMKNLTGLIIPFKRPVYERVVKEFSALADE, via the coding sequence ATGGCGCGTTACGAGGATTTGCCCTACCGGACCTGCGTCGGCGTGATGCTGATCAACCGGAAGGGACTGGTGTTCATCGGCCGCCGCGCCGGCGGCATCGAGCATGTCGACGACAGCCATGTCTGGCAGATGCCGCAGGGCGGCGTCGATCCCGGCGAGGACACCTGGGACGCGGCCAGGCGCGAGCTCTATGAGGAGACCAGCGTGCGCTCGGTCGAGCGGCTCGGCGAGGTCCCGGACTGGCTCACTTACGACATTCCGCGCACGGTCGCGGGGCGCACCTGGAAGGGCCGCTACCGGGGCCAGCGCCAGAAATGGTTCGCAGTGCGCTTCACCGGCGAGGACAGCGAGATCAACGTCGAGCACCCCGGCGGCGGCCACAAGGCCGAGTTCGTGAGCTGGCGCTGGGAACCGATGAAGAATTTGACCGGGCTGATCATCCCCTTCAAGCGCCCGG
- a CDS encoding divergent polysaccharide deacetylase family protein, translating into MTETADDLSAPLGQDKPRRKRRLRLPFTAMQALAVMLGLFLAAFAGFAIFNKDPLGGEPMTRIAIQPKTADEKPAAAGHGQESKQEGKHEAKEAPKQPGEQKTVTMIDGSTGTRHDVVIGGGDSADKGEAAAANAPPPVMAGIDPKLLEKSRYGMIPVVAGDLKPFNVYAADADRAKAAKMPVVAILIGGLGVGAAKTTDAIMRLPPAVTLAFTPYGADPGKLAERARAQRHEIFLQIPMEPYDFPDNDPGPQTLLTSLTADQNMDRLYWHLSRMQGYAGLTNFMGARFVATEPAMQPIIREAAKRGLGFFDDGSSPRSIAPQAAASAAMPFGKGDIAIDVVPTPAEIDRALNKLESLARERGTAVGIASALPVSIERIGAWTKTLSDRGILLVPLTTAMLKSKSS; encoded by the coding sequence ATGACTGAAACGGCCGATGATCTGAGCGCCCCGCTCGGACAGGACAAGCCGCGCCGGAAGCGCCGGCTGCGGCTGCCGTTCACGGCCATGCAGGCGCTGGCTGTCATGCTCGGCCTGTTCCTGGCCGCCTTTGCCGGCTTTGCCATCTTCAACAAGGATCCGCTCGGCGGCGAGCCGATGACGCGGATCGCGATCCAGCCCAAGACCGCCGACGAGAAGCCCGCCGCCGCCGGCCATGGCCAGGAGAGCAAGCAAGAGGGCAAGCACGAGGCCAAGGAAGCGCCGAAGCAGCCGGGCGAGCAGAAGACCGTCACCATGATCGACGGTTCCACCGGTACCCGCCACGACGTGGTGATCGGCGGCGGGGACTCGGCGGACAAGGGCGAAGCGGCCGCCGCGAACGCGCCGCCGCCCGTCATGGCCGGGATCGACCCGAAACTGCTGGAGAAGTCACGCTACGGCATGATCCCGGTGGTGGCCGGAGACCTGAAGCCGTTCAACGTCTATGCCGCGGATGCCGACCGCGCCAAGGCTGCCAAGATGCCCGTGGTCGCGATCCTGATCGGCGGCCTCGGCGTCGGCGCCGCCAAGACCACCGACGCGATCATGCGGCTGCCGCCGGCGGTGACGCTGGCCTTCACGCCCTACGGCGCCGACCCCGGCAAGCTGGCCGAACGGGCCCGCGCCCAGCGCCACGAGATCTTCCTCCAGATCCCGATGGAGCCCTACGACTTCCCGGACAACGATCCGGGGCCGCAGACGCTGCTGACCTCGCTTACCGCCGACCAGAACATGGACCGCCTGTACTGGCACCTCAGCCGCATGCAGGGCTATGCCGGCCTCACCAATTTCATGGGCGCCCGCTTCGTGGCGACGGAGCCGGCGATGCAGCCGATCATCCGCGAGGCGGCCAAGCGCGGCCTCGGCTTCTTCGACGACGGCTCCTCGCCCCGCAGCATCGCGCCGCAGGCCGCTGCCAGCGCGGCGATGCCGTTCGGCAAGGGCGACATCGCGATCGACGTGGTGCCGACCCCGGCCGAGATCGACCGCGCCCTGAACAAGCTCGAATCGCTGGCGCGCGAGCGTGGCACGGCGGTCGGCATCGCCTCGGCCCTGCCGGTCTCGATCGAGCGCATCGGCGCCTGGACCAAGACATTGAGCGACCGGGGTATCCTTTTGGTGCCATTGACAACCGCGATGCTGAAATCAAAATCCAGCTAA